Part of the Corticium candelabrum chromosome 15, ooCorCand1.1, whole genome shotgun sequence genome, ctctcctctcccctctcccctctcccctctcccctctcccctctcccctctcccctctcccctctcccctctcccctctctcccctctctcccccctctcccctctcccctctctcccccctctcccccctctccccctctctcctctctcctctctcctctctctcccctctcccctctcccctctcccctctcccctctctcctctcccctctcccctctcccctctcccctctctcctctcccctctcccctctcccctctcccctctcccctctctcccctctctcccccctctcccccctctcccctctcccccctctcccctctctcctctctcctctctctcctctctcctctctctcccctctcccctctcccctctcccctctcccctctcccctctcccctctcccctctcccctctcccctctcccctctcccctctcccctctcccctctcccctctcccctcttccctctcccctctcccctctcccctctcccctctcccctctcccctctcccctctcccctctcccctctcccctctcccctctcccctctctcccctctcccctctcccctctcccctctctcccctctctcccctctctcccctctcccctctctcccctctctcccctctctcccctctctcccctctctcccctctcccctctctcccctctctcccctctcccctctctcctctctcctctctcctctctctcctctctctcctctctcctctcttctctgtctcctctctctcctctcctctcctctcctctctctctatGAAATATTTGTCCACCTATGCTGCCATAGCAACTGTAATAGAAGGAAGCGCAGGAGAGAGCGTATTTGGCGTTGAAGACGGCTCTATCTGGCCGACCCACACTCAAGTTGCCTGAACATGATAGACGTTTCTTGCTTCGAGTGGACGCGTCAGATGTAGGGGTGGGAGCGATGTTGATGCAGGAGCACGAAGGAAAACCATCCCCGGTAGGATACGCAAGTAAGAAACTCAGCGACCGAGAGAGAAAATTCTCTACCATTGAAAAGGAGTCCTCAGCGGTTGTCTGAGGGTCAGAAAGTTTATGAGATTCATCTATGGAGTAGAATTTATACTCCAGATGGACCACCAACCGCTAGCATACTTGGATAGGGAAAGTACGGGAACGATAGAATCATGAGGTGGGCCATGTATCTGCAAAGCTATCAAAGGTTCGGAAAATGTCGGAGCCGACTTCCCGAGTAGGGTATGCTAACGACGACCGACAGAGACGTGTTTGAGCTACAAGAAACTACGGAGCAGTTTCTTTTCCAAATGAAGGAGATGTATGTCACGTCTCTAAAAATGGAGTTTACATGGACTATACATGGGATTGAGGGGAGGAgctaataatatatattggGAAGGAGTCATTTGGAGAGTTAAGTTCACCGGTCAGCAAGGAGACAGGAAGAAGGAAGAGTGCGAGAGAGGAGGAGAGTGAGGGACGAGGTAGAAGAAGTTCCGCAACGGAGGGACGGTGTGACTGAGACTAACGGAGAGTTACTGTTAACTGTCATTGGAGTGAAGTTTGACAAGTTTGTTGTAAACATATACTTGTGTGCAAATATACacatggcaaatggataaagaTCTGCTGTTAAaaggtaatgcccccagccagatggctgggttcctgtacTAAGTAGCAgttatgggccgtgctaagcaatcttctcgcaggagcaccgactgcgacgccaactgtggtgtgggcactcAAAGTCCCACCctgaccccagtggctgatggactttgttgcagtcagaggcctttgccaccccagtcaatgaccaggtactcatttatatactcctgagtcgagaggcaattgtgtgtgagtttcttacccaaggaaattatgccatagctcgccatcactgacttgaacttgcaaccctgcaaggtcccggatgtttccattctccaaacgcactctcCAACCAATAATAACGGTAATCCACTACTCTCTACGAGTCCAACTATCTTGTCTTCCGCGTGACGGAGGCTCTTGAATACACGTGGCATGTCTTGAGATCTTCTGAATTATATATTACAAGTTTTGCAGATGTAAAATGATCCTtggtgcacacgtgtgtgctCACACACATTGGAATGAAGTCAGACCTCTCTGAAACAGGACTAATCCATCTATTTATTGTACCGAGTGGAGGTCGTTTAATGTTGTATAGCTTGTTTCTCAGCACCACGTTTGTGGCAACAGTTTGACATTTGATCTACGTTGGCTTGCTAAGTCAACATAGTCTCTGACATTGAATTTGATGTTTAAATGGTATCTTCATTAACTGTCTTCAAGTTGgtacaattttaatttttggcaCTTCCAAGATGGATCTTATACACGGTCTGCTGTATGTTATTATATCATGAAATTGTTCTTGCATTACAGAATGGGAGAATGTGAactgtgtggactacacaaTGTTCATGGCAACTCGCGGTCACGAGTTTGTCATCTCTGCAAGTTGTGTGTACCGTGTCCTGAGGCCATGTAAGATGAAACAGCTCCTGTACACGTACTCACGAAATAACTCTATCTTAATtattgttctattttactactTTCACAGAATTCCAACAATGAAGCTAAAGAGGAAACAGGAACAGATGAAGAATGCAGCTGCAGTGAAGATTGCACGAAAAATGACTGAAACAGTGCTAGAACAACAACTCACAGCAAACTCTCAGTCAAGTGACTTATGTCCTACTGCTTCCGCTGCCaccgatgatgatgatgtgatTTTGTCAGATGTAGTACCGTGTTCTTAtccacaacaaacacaaccgCCAATTTCAGACAACATAAATGTGAAAAGAACAGTTTCTAGGCCTTCTAAAATAAAGTGTCAAAGCACCTTGTTAGAATATTTTCAGACGTGATACCTTCCTATAGTCATTCTGTTGGTTCTATTGCACAACTGAACAAAGTAATGTCTTGCTGAGGTTCTAATGCAATAATAGTAATATTTGACAAAACATATTCCTATGTATGAGACTGCTAGATTGTGTATCAAACAGTTGGGAGTTTGTGCAAAGGAACAGTAAATTCGTAATCCTCTGGAAACAGCTGCTC contains:
- the LOC134190700 gene encoding uncharacterized protein LOC134190700 isoform X2; this translates as MTRMGECELCGLHNVHGNSRSRVCHLCKLCVPCPEAIIPTMKLKRKQEQMKNAAAVKIARKMTETVLEQQLTANSQSSDLCPTASAATDDDDVILSDVVPCSYPQQTQPPISDNINVKRTVSRPSKIKCQSTLLEYFQT
- the LOC134190700 gene encoding uncharacterized protein LOC134190700 isoform X1, giving the protein MKLFLHYRMGECELCGLHNVHGNSRSRVCHLCKLCVPCPEAIIPTMKLKRKQEQMKNAAAVKIARKMTETVLEQQLTANSQSSDLCPTASAATDDDDVILSDVVPCSYPQQTQPPISDNINVKRTVSRPSKIKCQSTLLEYFQT